One part of the Lycium ferocissimum isolate CSIRO_LF1 chromosome 8, AGI_CSIRO_Lferr_CH_V1, whole genome shotgun sequence genome encodes these proteins:
- the LOC132068531 gene encoding uncharacterized protein LOC132068531, with protein sequence MHSPKVYPNNKTQCSNGVKNLIMIISFLLIIYLLSFNFSGPNDDKLLHTSVSLQNDSSSSSSLLSDTNLEHIVFGIASNERAWSARKELVKMWWKPGRKMRGCVFLEKMPPNYTNDANDTLPPICISGDTSRFKYTFRGGTPSAIRVARVVTETVALNHSNVRWYVFGDDDTVFFTENLIKTLSKYDHGLWYYIGSNSEHFLMNKAFSYEMAFGGAGIAISYPLAKVLGKVFDACIERYPHLFGSDARIHSCLAELGVGLTHEPGFHQLDVRGNMFGVLAAHTIRPLVSLHHMEMNDAIFPHMTKMKALEHLYNAAKFDPHRILQQTVCYDRWFTWTVSVSWGYAVQVFSYNLFLPDALRVQESYIPWQTSDLARHYDFDTRPYERDPCKRQLVYFLHNVSSGIDGKIKTIYKKKTPENCTITMVSPRKLEEIIVTSHKLDLDRKQLLTPRRQCCDVLPSTSRNVMDIEIRECKEDELIYIHP encoded by the exons atgcactcTCCTAAAGTATATCCTAACAACAAAACCCAATGTTCAAATGGCGTTAAAAATCTTATTATGatcatttctttccttcttatAATTTACCTCCTTAGTTTCAACTTTTCTGGTCCTAATGACGACAAATTACTCCATACATCAGTTTCACTCCAAAATgattcatcatcatcgtcatcattattatcaGACACAAATCTTGAACATATTGTGTTTGGAATTGCATCTAACGAGCGGGCATGGTCCGCTCGTAAAGAATTAGTCAAGATGTGGTGGAAACCGGGACGAAAAATGAGAggttgtgtttttcttgaaaaaatgcCACCAAATTACACAAATGATGCAAACGATACATTGCCTCCTATTTGCATTTCAGGTGACACGTCACGATTTAAGTACACGTTTCGCGGTGGGACCCCCTCAGCGATTCGTGTGGCACGTGTCGTTACTGAGACCGTCGCTTTAAATCATTCGAATGTGAGGTGGTATGTTTTTGGTGACGATGACACGGTTTTTTTCACGGAGAATTTGATTAAGACGTTGTCTAAATATGATCATGGTTTATGGTATTATATAGGGTCGAATTCTGAACATTTTTTGATGAATAAGGCTTTTTCTTATGAGATGGCTTTTGGTGGTGCTGGTATTGCTATAAGTTATCCATTGGCTAAAGTTCTTGGCAAAGTGTTTGATGCATGTATTGAAAGGTATCCTCACCTTTTTGGTAGTGATGCTAGGATTCATTCATGTTTGGCTGAACTTGGTGTTGGCTTAACCCATGAACCCGGTTTCCATCAG CTGGATGTAAGAGGAAATATGTTTGGAGTATTGGCTGCACATACAATTAGACCTTTGGTATCTCTGCATCACATGGAGATGAATGATGCCATATTCCCCCATATGACAAAAATGAAAGCTTTGGAGCATTTATACAATGCTGCAAAATTCGATCCCCATCGAATTTTGCAACAAACAGTATGTTACGATCGTTGGTTTACTTGGACAGTGTCGGTTTCTTGGGGATATGCTGTTCAAGTTTTCAGCTACAACTTGTTTTTACCGGATGCTCTGCGCGTACAAGAGAGTTATATTCCGTGGCAGACGAGTGATTTGGCTAGACATTATGACTTTGATACAAGGCCATATGAACGTGATCCGTGCAAAAGACAGCTTGTTTATTTCTTACATAATGTGTCCTCTGGAATTGATGGGAAAATCAAGACTATTTACAAGAAGAAAACACCTGAGAATTGCACTATCACCATGGTGTCACCTAGAAAACTAGAAGAGATAATAGTAACCTCACACAAGTTAGACCTTGACAGAAAACAG TTGCTAACACCAAGAAGACAGTGCTGTGATGTATTGCCTTCTACATCCAGAAATGTGATGGATATAGAGATAAGAGAATGCAAAGAAGACGAACTAATTTATATACACCCTTAG
- the LOC132066386 gene encoding ACT domain-containing protein ACR4-like, with protein sequence MRRSVKVTTGMCHTLIKFTESDKPGPPYEVSASPTNLRCNMVNCEEWNYNTRAKAILQVTDEENGVTIAKPSEGSDDKERPDMLLIGKTTTTSVVAIWCKDRQKLMFCIICTLAGMQHVVFLSNVGAEVLKAY encoded by the exons ATGAGAAGATCAGTTAAGGTTACTACAGGAATGTGCCACACCTTAATTAAGTTTACTGAAAGTGATAAGCCAGGTCCACCATATGAAGTAAGTGCTTCCCCCACCAATCTTCGATGCAATATGGTGAATTGTGAAGAGTGGAACTATAACACCCGAGCAAAAGCTATATTGCAAGTTACTGATGAGGAAAATGGGGTTACAATTGCTAAACC cAGCGAAGGATCAGATGATAAAGAAAGGCCAGATATGTTGTTAATTGGCAAGACAACGACTACCTCAGTAGTGGCAATTTGGTGCAAGGATAGACAAAAACTTATGTTTTGTATCATTTGTACTTTGGCAGGTATGCAGCATGTGGTTTTCCTCAGCAACGTCGGTGCTGAAGTACTAAAAGCTTACTAG